In Vibrio atlanticus, the following proteins share a genomic window:
- a CDS encoding putative bifunctional diguanylate cyclase/phosphodiesterase has translation MKLSTKILLVIAPVILISTAASSYIIYSTQKSSFIKREDNALQLSMEKLAGYFQQSRSFLNNYSYTLTNSDLVKRYFMVDENVDHQRELTDNLNETIKLLQDSNDSFTRVALLDSDRSLKYYADNTNDPFAKMDPKILEFIEHQYQKTLATSSTDYIQNSQGEGVLVHYDVIDKKTVSTPINAPPNNVFFVVVSVSLDKFNSLRKQIEFDYQTSLFFTPTLVTQGRELTQSIKLAPSLYATLDPAPFLLDNKLKSIWNELSLSFALSAFVSVTLLLILLSRWVINPITRLDRQLQEVEQKQRKNIERLGTNDELGRLSQRFYDMYQELDDTYQQTKLLAENDQLTQIANRHQFQTFVQQSLSKPSSNTETWVLYFDLDNFKFVNDKYGHQIGDSILVSFAQRISNICNHYKTELNAHCLPARLSGDEFVVYINAPNHQENVAHRFSNDLLTPLQEGFVTESGNFPITVSIGIATHPNDGDTIEKLLSNADTAMYQAKRAGKNQFADYSLDLDKTIQRQASIESALRENNFDEEFKLVYMPYMDSTGSYIIGVEVLLRWHSKHLGLVPPNEFIPIAEQTGLFEIIDRWVIQNAFASFHQLQAQFDHSIQLSINLSSAGIKTTHLADFIKEHAKINQIPPNLIDFEITETFYSNSQGFPLLNQLSYMGYRLAIDDFGSGYTSITQLVQYPTQKIKLDKTFLDTLIETDNQNIVKPIIGLCHAQGKKVTAEGIETQCMHQWLQDAQCDMLQGYYFGKPMPLEELTEWYRQHQLNFIDNKKNQPHEICNHRIAESS, from the coding sequence ATGAAGCTAAGTACTAAAATATTACTTGTGATTGCCCCCGTAATACTGATCAGTACAGCGGCTTCTAGCTATATCATCTATTCCACGCAAAAAAGCAGCTTTATCAAACGTGAAGACAATGCACTGCAATTAAGCATGGAAAAATTAGCAGGCTATTTTCAACAGTCTCGTTCTTTCCTCAACAATTACTCCTACACCCTCACCAATAGTGACCTGGTTAAGCGTTATTTTATGGTTGATGAAAATGTCGACCACCAACGTGAACTGACTGATAACCTAAACGAAACGATTAAGTTACTGCAAGATAGTAACGACAGTTTTACAAGGGTCGCGTTGCTTGATAGCGATCGATCTCTTAAATATTACGCTGACAATACCAATGATCCTTTCGCAAAAATGGATCCCAAGATATTAGAGTTCATTGAGCATCAATATCAAAAAACGTTAGCAACTTCGAGTACGGACTACATACAGAATTCCCAAGGTGAAGGGGTATTAGTTCATTATGATGTTATTGATAAAAAAACAGTTTCGACACCAATAAACGCTCCACCCAACAATGTGTTTTTTGTGGTTGTATCTGTCTCTCTTGATAAGTTTAATTCACTACGAAAACAGATAGAGTTCGACTATCAAACTAGTTTGTTTTTTACCCCTACGTTAGTGACACAGGGGCGTGAGTTAACACAATCTATAAAGCTAGCACCTAGCCTCTACGCCACCCTCGATCCTGCACCATTCTTATTAGACAACAAACTCAAATCTATCTGGAATGAACTGAGCCTATCCTTTGCCCTATCTGCATTTGTCAGTGTTACCTTACTGCTGATCCTGCTATCTCGCTGGGTGATAAACCCGATCACCCGTTTAGATAGGCAGCTTCAAGAGGTTGAGCAAAAACAGAGAAAAAATATTGAGCGCCTAGGAACAAATGATGAGTTGGGACGCTTATCCCAACGCTTTTATGATATGTACCAAGAGTTGGATGACACGTACCAACAGACTAAGTTGTTGGCAGAAAATGATCAGTTGACCCAAATAGCCAATAGGCACCAGTTTCAAACCTTCGTGCAGCAGTCGTTGTCAAAACCTAGCTCGAACACCGAAACCTGGGTTCTCTACTTTGATTTAGATAACTTCAAATTTGTGAACGACAAATACGGACACCAAATCGGCGACTCGATTCTCGTCAGTTTTGCTCAGCGTATCTCCAATATTTGTAACCACTACAAAACAGAATTAAATGCCCACTGTCTGCCAGCCCGACTTTCTGGGGACGAGTTCGTTGTATACATTAATGCTCCCAATCACCAAGAAAATGTCGCACATCGATTTTCGAATGATTTACTCACCCCACTACAAGAGGGGTTTGTCACCGAGTCAGGTAATTTCCCGATTACGGTCAGTATTGGTATTGCGACCCACCCTAATGATGGCGATACAATCGAGAAGCTTCTTTCGAATGCTGATACCGCGATGTATCAAGCCAAACGTGCAGGTAAAAACCAATTCGCAGATTACTCGTTAGACTTAGATAAAACCATTCAGCGTCAAGCCAGTATTGAGAGCGCCCTCAGAGAAAATAACTTTGATGAAGAGTTTAAGCTCGTTTACATGCCTTATATGGACTCAACGGGAAGCTATATTATTGGTGTAGAGGTGCTATTACGTTGGCACTCGAAACACCTTGGTTTAGTACCACCCAATGAATTCATTCCTATTGCCGAACAAACCGGATTATTTGAAATAATTGATCGCTGGGTGATCCAGAATGCATTTGCTTCATTCCATCAACTTCAAGCTCAATTCGATCACTCTATTCAGCTATCGATTAACTTATCTTCAGCCGGGATTAAAACCACTCACCTTGCTGATTTCATCAAAGAGCATGCGAAAATCAATCAGATCCCGCCCAATTTGATCGATTTTGAAATCACAGAAACCTTTTACTCAAACTCTCAAGGTTTTCCATTACTTAACCAGTTATCATACATGGGCTATAGATTAGCAATCGACGACTTTGGTTCTGGTTACACCTCGATCACTCAACTGGTTCAATATCCAACTCAGAAGATTAAATTGGATAAAACCTTTTTGGACACCTTGATTGAGACAGATAACCAGAACATAGTGAAACCCATTATCGGACTATGCCATGCTCAAGGGAAAAAGGTCACAGCCGAAGGAATTGAAACTCAATGCATGCATCAGTGGTTACAAGATGCGCAGTGCGATATGCTGCAAGGCTATTATTTTGGTAAGCCTATGCCATTAGAAGAGCTGACGGAATGGTACCGACAGCATCAACTCAATTTTATCGATAATAAAAAGAATCAACCACATGAAATCTGTAATCATCGCATCGCTGAATCCAGCTAA
- the pgeF gene encoding peptidoglycan editing factor PgeF, translating into MIIPDWNAPKNVKAFASTRFDGCSTGAYQGLNLGMHVGDDALLVESNRTWLKQQSKMPTAPVWLNQTHSTDVVTVLEPVANVLDADGAFTTAKGVVCSAMTADCLPVILTDTKGTQVAAVHAGWRGLAGGILENAVAKFSNLDSDNQIIAWLGPAIGKDAFEVGNDVLDAFVRFDPQAKLAFKAKSEPGKWLANMSQLATQRLMNVGVTSVTDSNLCTYADSDAFYSYRRDGITGRQATFIWLE; encoded by the coding sequence ATGATCATCCCTGACTGGAATGCACCAAAAAACGTGAAAGCATTTGCTTCGACTCGTTTTGATGGTTGTTCTACAGGTGCTTATCAAGGATTAAACCTTGGTATGCATGTTGGGGATGATGCTTTACTTGTTGAAAGTAATCGAACATGGCTAAAGCAACAATCTAAGATGCCCACGGCTCCGGTATGGCTAAATCAAACTCACTCAACGGATGTCGTTACGGTTTTAGAACCTGTGGCGAATGTGCTTGATGCGGATGGTGCATTTACCACTGCAAAGGGTGTTGTGTGTTCTGCGATGACAGCCGATTGCTTACCGGTCATCCTTACCGATACCAAAGGCACTCAAGTTGCTGCCGTTCATGCGGGTTGGCGTGGTCTTGCTGGTGGCATTCTTGAAAATGCCGTCGCAAAGTTTTCAAACCTAGATTCAGATAACCAGATAATTGCTTGGCTTGGTCCTGCTATTGGTAAAGATGCGTTTGAGGTGGGCAACGATGTGTTGGACGCTTTTGTTCGTTTTGACCCTCAAGCGAAATTAGCATTTAAAGCTAAATCTGAACCTGGCAAGTGGTTAGCAAACATGTCTCAACTTGCGACTCAACGACTAATGAACGTTGGCGTGACTTCGGTGACAGATTCGAATCTATGTACATATGCAGATTCGGATGCTTTCTATTCTTATCGTCGTGATGGTATTACTGGGCGTCAGGCGACATTTATTTGGTTAGAGTAA
- the pheA gene encoding prephenate dehydratase gives MTDRTISLDDIRLRLNDLDDELLKLLSERRKLSIEVAKSKVETSKPVRDAVREQQLLVKLINNGKDKYELDAQYITKLFHTIIEDSVLLQQSYLQNLANPQSRKPLARVAFLGSKGSYSHLASREYFSRKNMELIELNCNHFKEVASTVESGHADYGVLPIENTSSGSINEVYDLLQHTTLYIVGELSQPIEHCLVAKNDIRLEDIKTLYSHPQPHQQCSEFLSRLKDVSLESCASTADAMKKVKDLDGDDVAAIGNASSGKLYGLQPIQGNIANQTENHTRFIVVARKPVEVSTQIPAKTTLIMSTSQEAGSLVETLLILQRLGINMTKLESRPIMGNPWEEMFYVDLEAHLDSDNMQQAITELTAITRHLKVLGCYPSENIKATQVKLS, from the coding sequence ATGACTGACCGAACAATTTCACTAGATGATATCCGCCTTCGTCTCAATGATTTAGACGACGAACTCCTAAAATTACTTTCAGAGCGTCGTAAGCTGAGTATCGAAGTCGCTAAAAGCAAGGTAGAAACATCAAAACCCGTTCGTGATGCAGTACGAGAGCAACAACTACTAGTCAAATTGATCAACAACGGAAAAGACAAGTACGAATTGGATGCTCAGTACATTACTAAGCTGTTTCACACCATCATCGAAGATTCCGTTTTACTGCAGCAGTCATACTTACAAAACCTAGCGAATCCGCAAAGCCGTAAACCACTAGCTCGCGTTGCATTCTTAGGTTCTAAGGGATCGTATTCTCACCTTGCGAGCCGTGAATACTTCAGCCGCAAGAATATGGAATTGATTGAGCTGAACTGTAATCACTTCAAAGAAGTCGCATCGACTGTAGAATCGGGCCATGCCGACTACGGTGTACTACCGATTGAAAATACCAGCTCAGGGTCAATTAACGAAGTCTACGATCTGCTACAACACACAACGCTTTACATCGTTGGTGAACTTTCTCAACCGATTGAACACTGCCTTGTCGCGAAAAATGATATTCGTTTAGAAGACATTAAAACGCTCTATTCGCATCCACAACCTCATCAACAATGCAGTGAGTTTTTAAGCCGCCTTAAAGATGTCAGCCTTGAATCTTGTGCAAGCACAGCTGATGCTATGAAAAAGGTGAAAGATCTAGACGGTGATGATGTGGCAGCGATTGGTAATGCATCGAGCGGCAAGCTTTATGGACTTCAACCAATCCAAGGTAACATTGCAAATCAAACTGAGAACCACACTCGTTTCATCGTGGTCGCTCGTAAGCCTGTTGAAGTATCGACTCAGATCCCAGCGAAGACGACGCTCATCATGTCGACTTCTCAAGAAGCCGGTTCTTTGGTTGAAACACTGCTGATTCTGCAACGCTTAGGTATTAACATGACCAAGCTGGAATCTCGTCCTATCATGGGTAACCCTTGGGAAGAGATGTTCTATGTGGATTTAGAAGCACACTTAGATTCAGATAATATGCAGCAAGCGATAACGGAACTAACAGCCATAACTCGCCACCTAAAAGTGTTAGGTTGTTACCCAAGTGAGAACATTAAGGCTACTCAGGTTAAGTTGTCTTAA
- a CDS encoding outer membrane protein assembly factor BamD has translation MKHLTLTGLLAVSLLVGCSSSEEIVPDVPPSVLYSDAQESLQSGSWLSVIEKLEALDSRYPFGAYSEQVQLDLIYAYYKNDDLALGLATISRFLRLNPTHEKQDWVLYMRGLTHMAQDRNFMHDIFNIDRSDRDPEPVKLAFADFKRLLERFPASPYAEDAQKRMFALKNRLAEYDLATADFYLRREAWIAAINRTQELQKTYPDTIAARKSLDIQLEAYEQLGLEDAVLRTEKLIELNPLP, from the coding sequence ATGAAACACCTTACTTTAACGGGTCTATTAGCCGTATCACTCTTAGTTGGTTGTTCAAGTAGTGAAGAAATAGTACCGGATGTACCGCCATCGGTTCTTTACTCTGACGCCCAAGAATCACTGCAGAGTGGTAGCTGGCTTTCTGTAATCGAAAAGCTAGAAGCCTTAGACTCACGTTACCCATTCGGCGCCTATTCTGAACAAGTACAACTGGATCTGATTTACGCTTACTACAAAAATGATGACTTGGCGCTTGGCCTTGCGACTATTTCGCGATTCCTACGTTTAAACCCAACTCATGAGAAACAAGATTGGGTTCTTTACATGCGCGGTTTAACGCATATGGCACAAGACCGAAACTTCATGCATGATATTTTTAATATCGATCGTAGCGACCGAGATCCAGAGCCAGTGAAACTTGCATTTGCTGATTTCAAACGACTGTTAGAACGTTTCCCTGCAAGCCCATACGCTGAAGATGCACAAAAACGCATGTTCGCACTGAAAAACCGCCTCGCGGAGTATGACTTAGCAACCGCTGATTTCTACCTGCGTCGTGAAGCTTGGATTGCAGCTATAAACAGAACACAAGAGTTGCAGAAGACTTACCCTGACACCATTGCTGCACGTAAGTCTTTAGACATTCAATTAGAAGCTTATGAACAACTAGGCTTAGAAGACGCAGTGTTACGAACAGAAAAGTTAATCGAGCTCAATCCACTGCCTTAG
- the yjjX gene encoding inosine/xanthosine triphosphatase has protein sequence MKSVIIASLNPAKISAVKSAFLSAFPDTEFDFKGISVPSGVADQPMSNEETYQGAVNRVHNATQAQPDADFHVGLESGIEGKVTFAWMVVEANGQRGESRSASLMLPPVVLDKLQHANELGDVMDDVFGTDNIKQKGGAIGLLTHNQLTRSSVYHQALILALIPFVNPEHFPI, from the coding sequence ATGAAATCTGTAATCATCGCATCGCTGAATCCAGCTAAAATTAGCGCCGTTAAAAGTGCATTCTTATCGGCTTTTCCTGATACTGAATTTGATTTCAAAGGCATCAGTGTCCCTAGTGGCGTCGCCGATCAACCCATGAGTAATGAAGAAACCTATCAAGGAGCGGTAAACCGCGTGCACAATGCAACTCAAGCTCAACCTGATGCGGATTTTCATGTTGGATTAGAGTCTGGAATCGAAGGAAAGGTTACATTTGCTTGGATGGTCGTTGAAGCAAACGGTCAGCGCGGAGAATCTCGATCTGCAAGCTTGATGCTGCCACCTGTTGTGCTTGATAAGCTCCAGCATGCGAATGAGCTAGGGGATGTTATGGATGATGTGTTTGGCACCGATAATATCAAACAAAAAGGCGGGGCGATTGGCCTACTAACACATAACCAACTAACACGCAGCTCTGTCTATCATCAGGCTTTAATTTTAGCGCTGATCCCATTTGTGAATCCAGAGCACTTTCCTATCTAG
- the hpf gene encoding ribosome hibernation-promoting factor, HPF/YfiA family: MKMNITGKNIDITSAIRDHIESKFKKLDKWQVDIIGCQASFSEEPNKKKKFEAVLTVPKGQLVASSIHDDLYVAINEVEQKLERQLNKLRHKPEARRAEKPEIEELEAEVE, translated from the coding sequence ATGAAAATGAACATCACTGGTAAAAATATCGACATTACCTCTGCAATCCGTGATCACATAGAAAGCAAATTTAAGAAGCTGGATAAATGGCAAGTAGACATCATTGGCTGCCAAGCGAGCTTTAGCGAAGAACCAAATAAAAAGAAAAAATTTGAAGCCGTTCTAACGGTACCAAAAGGCCAACTTGTTGCTTCATCAATTCATGACGACCTCTACGTAGCTATCAACGAAGTAGAACAAAAACTAGAGCGTCAACTCAACAAGCTGCGCCATAAACCAGAAGCACGCCGCGCTGAAAAGCCTGAAATCGAAGAGCTAGAAGCTGAAGTAGAATAA
- the rluD gene encoding 23S rRNA pseudouridine(1911/1915/1917) synthase RluD, protein MAQQITLTDTVKSSQLGQRLDQAVAELFTDFSRSRIKEWLLDGKIQVDGEVITKPRTIVLGGEAIILQAELADEERWEAQDIPLDIVYEDDDLLVINKPRDLVVHPGAGTPDGTILNALLFHYPQIAEVPRAGIVHRLDKDTTGLMVVAKTVPAQTRLVRALAKRRITREYEAIAIGKMTAGGVVEKGISRHATKRTLMDVNELGKPAVTHYRVAEHFREHTRIRLRLETGRTHQIRVHMSYLQHPLLGDIAYGGRARIPKGASEELTTMIRSFDRQALHAVMLKFVHPITGEEVEFHAPVPNDMVVMAEALRVDARENIEDDI, encoded by the coding sequence ATGGCTCAGCAGATAACATTAACAGACACAGTAAAAAGCAGCCAGTTAGGTCAACGTTTAGACCAAGCTGTCGCTGAACTATTTACCGATTTTTCTCGCTCTCGTATTAAAGAGTGGCTTCTTGACGGCAAAATCCAAGTGGATGGCGAAGTTATCACTAAACCGCGCACCATAGTTTTGGGCGGTGAAGCGATCATCTTACAAGCAGAGCTTGCGGATGAAGAGCGCTGGGAAGCACAAGATATTCCGTTAGACATTGTCTATGAAGATGATGATTTATTGGTTATCAATAAACCTCGCGATCTGGTTGTACACCCAGGTGCAGGTACGCCGGATGGAACCATACTAAACGCATTGCTTTTCCATTACCCTCAGATTGCTGAAGTACCTCGTGCGGGTATTGTGCACCGTCTGGATAAAGACACAACTGGTCTTATGGTTGTGGCTAAAACGGTTCCAGCTCAAACTCGCCTTGTACGAGCTCTTGCTAAACGTCGTATTACTCGTGAATATGAAGCAATTGCTATTGGTAAAATGACCGCTGGTGGTGTGGTTGAGAAAGGCATTAGCCGTCATGCAACTAAGCGTACGTTAATGGACGTTAATGAATTGGGTAAGCCTGCGGTAACTCACTACCGTGTTGCTGAGCACTTCCGCGAACATACTCGTATTCGTCTGCGCCTAGAAACGGGTCGTACTCACCAAATCCGTGTTCACATGTCATACCTTCAGCACCCGCTGTTAGGTGATATTGCGTACGGTGGTCGTGCTCGTATTCCAAAAGGTGCATCTGAAGAGCTAACGACAATGATTCGTTCTTTTGATCGCCAAGCGTTACACGCGGTTATGCTGAAGTTTGTTCACCCGATTACTGGTGAAGAAGTAGAGTTCCACGCACCTGTGCCAAATGACATGGTTGTGATGGCTGAAGCGTTGCGTGTTGATGCTCGCGAAAACATAGAAGACGACATTTAA
- a CDS encoding lytic transglycosylase F — MDVSRMLLFIWIGLFSQLSNALELSPLSNQPYMGDLDVLKTKGTVRVLVSADLGFYYIEDGKPKGIVAEMLYHFEKSLRKKHPYLNVQIIPVQRDDLLPSLESGYGDVAVANLTITDKRLSVIDFSDPMIKDGKELIITGKNSPPITEIKQLSGQEVWIRASSSYFESVQRVNKELNALGLPPLHVHFIEESLQDYELIELVNQGYIQGTVLDSHKAKLWLDVMENIQVHTELPLRENGQIAWALRKDSPQLKKEINKYVKTARTGTLLGNVIYNKYIDNTRWLGRALNPNKVDRVAKLADVFEKYSNEYEFDPLMMSAQGFQESGLDQSRVSHRGAIGVMQVLPSTAKDKNVNIKNIHKVDNNIHAGVKYMRFIKDRYFDDPAISPDNQIYFTLASYNAGPAKIRKMRYIAKKKGYNPNIWFKNVEIITRKYVSKEPVTYVANINRYFVIYKQLQAINAIREDGTARLLNTND, encoded by the coding sequence GTGGATGTGAGCAGGATGTTATTATTTATCTGGATCGGGTTATTTAGCCAACTTTCCAACGCATTAGAACTGTCCCCATTGAGCAATCAACCTTACATGGGAGACTTAGATGTACTCAAAACAAAAGGAACAGTGAGAGTATTGGTTTCGGCTGATCTGGGCTTTTACTACATAGAAGATGGCAAGCCAAAAGGTATTGTGGCAGAAATGCTCTACCACTTTGAGAAAAGTCTTCGTAAGAAGCACCCCTACCTCAACGTTCAAATCATCCCCGTGCAACGAGATGATCTACTCCCCTCGTTAGAATCTGGTTACGGTGATGTCGCTGTCGCCAACCTAACGATCACCGACAAGCGATTAAGTGTCATCGATTTTTCCGATCCAATGATCAAAGATGGGAAAGAACTGATTATCACCGGAAAAAATTCTCCCCCTATCACCGAAATCAAACAATTGAGTGGTCAAGAGGTCTGGATCCGAGCTAGCTCGAGTTACTTCGAGAGTGTTCAAAGAGTCAACAAAGAGCTTAACGCACTAGGTTTACCACCACTGCATGTCCACTTTATCGAAGAATCATTGCAAGACTACGAACTGATAGAACTGGTTAATCAGGGTTATATACAAGGTACAGTTCTAGATAGCCACAAAGCTAAGCTCTGGCTCGATGTTATGGAAAACATTCAGGTACACACTGAGTTGCCGCTGCGTGAAAATGGTCAAATTGCTTGGGCACTGAGAAAAGACAGCCCTCAGCTAAAGAAAGAGATCAACAAATACGTAAAGACCGCACGAACAGGAACTCTACTTGGGAACGTTATCTATAATAAATACATCGACAACACTCGTTGGTTAGGACGAGCACTCAACCCAAATAAAGTAGACCGAGTGGCAAAACTGGCAGATGTCTTTGAAAAATATTCGAATGAATACGAATTCGACCCTTTGATGATGTCAGCTCAAGGTTTCCAAGAGTCTGGACTTGATCAAAGCAGGGTTTCTCACCGCGGCGCCATCGGTGTAATGCAGGTGTTGCCAAGTACCGCCAAAGACAAAAACGTCAATATAAAAAACATACATAAGGTGGATAACAACATCCATGCTGGTGTGAAATATATGCGCTTTATCAAAGACCGATATTTTGACGATCCAGCGATATCGCCTGACAATCAAATCTACTTCACTTTAGCTTCTTACAATGCAGGCCCCGCTAAGATAAGAAAGATGCGGTACATTGCTAAAAAGAAGGGTTATAACCCAAATATCTGGTTTAAAAACGTGGAAATCATCACTCGTAAGTACGTGAGTAAAGAACCCGTAACCTATGTCGCCAACATCAATCGTTACTTCGTCATTTACAAACAATTGCAAGCAATCAATGCCATCCGAGAGGACGGTACAGCGAGATTACTGAACACTAACGATTAA